Proteins co-encoded in one Scylla paramamosain isolate STU-SP2022 unplaced genomic scaffold, ASM3559412v1 Contig4, whole genome shotgun sequence genomic window:
- the LOC135096547 gene encoding glycine receptor subunit alpha-4-like, whose product MRPPKKEGRPTNVYFHVTVMGIDSINENSMTYVADIFFAQSWKDHRLRLPENLNSSYRLLEVEWLKDMWRPDSFFKNAKQVTFQTMTIPNHYVWLHKDSTILYMVKLTLTLSCAMNYAIYPHDTQECRMQMESLSHTTEDLVFDWEPEVPLVVDDNIELPQFDLVGNHTADCTQVYHTGNFTCLEVVFQLRRRLGYYLFHTYMPTCLIVIMSWVSFWIKPEAAPARVTLGVTSLLTLSTQHAKSQDSLPPVSYIKIIDMFMSTCTVFVFLALMEYALVNIVLGDGPEVPPKNKGGAEKQGRAAGIIQGCSKKENGRLAISAAPAFPTDPLADLPPHHTYTHTPLLHEPPILPPLQPLHSPLPPPHIHTHLFDHPHLPHIHHHHHLRFPPPAPGFADVCPPLPTVPPPPPPPSRHPGPTPAQKRRAKAIMVDRFSRVFFPSTFGLINGIYWIIFWLYL is encoded by the exons ATGAGGCCgccaaagaaggaaggaagacccaCTAATGTTTATTTCCACGTGACTGTAATGGGGATAGACTCCATCAATGAAAATTCTATg acCTACGTGGCGGACATTTTCTTCGCCCAATCCTGGAAAGATCACAGACTGAGACTTCCTGAAAACTTGAATTCCagctacag GCTACTGGAGGTGGAGTGGCTCAAGGACATGTGGCGCCCCGACAGTTTCTTCAAGAACGCCAAACAGGTCACTTTTCAAACTATGACCATCCCGAACCATTACGTCTGGCTTCACAAGGACTCCACGATTCTTTACATGGTCAA gctcactctcactctctcctgcgCAATGAACTACGCAATTTATCCTCACGACACGCAGGAATGTAGAATGCAGATGGAAAGcc TCTCGCACACCACGGAGGATCTGGTGTTCGACTGGGAGCCTGAGGTGCCGCTGGTGGTGGATGATAACATTGAATTGCCCCAGTTTGACCTCGTTGGCAACCACACGGCGGACTGCACTCAGGTCTACCACACAG GTAACTTCACGTGTCTTGAGGTGGTCTTCCAGCTGCGTAGGCGCCTCGGATACTACCTGTTCCACACCTACATGCCCACGTGTCTTATTGTCATAATGTCG TGGGTCTCCTTCTGGATCAAACCCGAGGCGGCACCAGCGCGAGTCACACTGGGCGTCACTTCCCTCCTGACTCTGTCCACCCAACACGCGAAGTCACAAGATTCACTCCCTCCCGTGTCCTACATTAAAATTATCGATATGTTTATGTCCACGTGTACTGT CTTCGTCTTCCTGGCCCTGATGGAGTACGCCCTGGTTAACATAGTACTTGGAGACGGCCCTGAGGTACCCCCGAAGAACAAGGGCGGCGCGGAGAAGCAGGGGAGGGCAGCAGGGATTATACAAGGTTGCTCTAAGAAG GAGAACGGACGCCTAGCTATCTCAGCCGCCCCTGCCTTCCCAACAGATCCCCTGGCAGACCTCCCCCCACACCACACCTACACCCACACCCCCCTACTGCACGAACCCCCCATCCTCCCACCCCTGCAGCCCCTCCACTCCCCACTACCAcccccacacatccacacacacctgtttgaTCACCCCCATCTGcctcacatccaccaccaccaccacctccgcttCCCACCCCCTGCTCCGGGTTTCGCTGATGTGTGTCCCCCGCTCCCTActgtcccccctcctcccccgcccccctcgCGCCACCCAGGACCCACTCCAGCGCAGAAGAGAAGGGCGAAAGCAATAATGGTcgacaggttttcaagggtgttttttcctTCGACTTTTGGGTTAATTAATGGAATATATTGGATTATTTTCTGGCTGTATCTGTGA